One genomic segment of Acidobacteriota bacterium includes these proteins:
- a CDS encoding ABC transporter permease: MRHLVWHDLELAWRTMWRARRFSAAVLALLALGIGANTAVFTLVRGVLLRPLPYWEPDRLVRVSEEHAGARAAMPFTLLTHFTYHAWRHDARTLEGLAAYTQRQFVIEGESARLPGAAVSPGLFHLLRAVPAAGRPLRDDDAVEGAEPVVVVGHAFANERFGSRHQAIGARLTIDGLAHTVVGVMPPDFVFPDRRARLWTPYAVPPVGADPAADGIRLFSAVGRLTPGFSAEQAAAEGTAVARAAPRNQQVSDLVFGAGGELVVRVRTVLDEMTAPVRQALLVFLGGVGLLLLIACANVANLSLSRGLERRRDLAIQTALGARRGRLLAQLLTESLVLAVTGGVLGLGVGWVLLRALPAVVPERFPRLDDVRLDLGVVAFTFVLSTIAGLVAGIVPAVRGARTDVMSALREESGATTGTRLRRLGSALLVFEAALAVVLLVAAGLLGRSFVRLVSVDAGYEPTHVLTARVQLPGPAHTGERIAQLLGPLLDHLRALPGVVAAGAGNMAPFGGSTAVMRFNLPTPSSGAEPIVGRALAHTVTPGYAEALGIRLRAGRLFEPADVGAAGLPLLVSEEFVRSYLDDGQPAVGRLLPSLPGSDAVPEIVGVVGNVLKDGLDRGPQPELYRLPPGGLALRGEVALVVRTTGDPVAIVPALRAAAANVDPEAVLDPVATLASQVERSVSEPRFAMLVVGLFAGLAALLAAAGLHAVLSHAVARHRREMGIRLALGAQRTDIVRLVMLRGLGVALVGMVLGLLVSVGVARLMQGLLFGVEPLDPWAFVLAPLPLLAVALVATLVPARRAAATDPADALRSG, from the coding sequence ATGCGCCACCTGGTCTGGCACGACCTCGAGCTCGCGTGGCGGACGATGTGGCGCGCGCGGCGGTTCTCGGCCGCCGTGCTCGCCCTCCTGGCGCTCGGCATCGGCGCGAACACGGCGGTCTTCACCCTCGTGCGCGGCGTGCTCCTGCGTCCACTCCCGTACTGGGAGCCCGATCGGCTGGTGCGGGTGTCGGAGGAGCACGCCGGCGCCAGGGCGGCGATGCCGTTCACGCTGCTCACGCACTTCACCTACCACGCCTGGCGGCACGACGCGCGCACGCTCGAGGGGCTCGCGGCCTACACGCAGCGACAGTTCGTGATCGAAGGCGAGAGCGCCCGCCTCCCTGGGGCGGCCGTCTCGCCAGGGCTCTTCCACCTGCTGCGGGCCGTGCCGGCGGCCGGACGCCCGCTTCGCGACGACGACGCCGTCGAGGGCGCGGAGCCGGTCGTCGTCGTCGGACACGCGTTCGCGAACGAGCGCTTCGGCAGCCGCCACCAGGCCATCGGCGCTCGCCTCACCATCGATGGTCTCGCTCACACCGTTGTCGGCGTCATGCCCCCGGACTTCGTGTTTCCGGACCGGCGGGCGCGGCTCTGGACGCCCTACGCGGTGCCACCGGTCGGCGCCGATCCCGCCGCCGACGGTATTCGTCTCTTCTCGGCCGTGGGGCGGCTCACGCCCGGATTCTCGGCCGAGCAGGCCGCCGCGGAGGGAACCGCCGTTGCGCGGGCCGCGCCGAGGAACCAGCAGGTGTCCGACCTGGTGTTCGGGGCCGGCGGCGAGCTGGTCGTCCGGGTGCGCACCGTCCTCGACGAGATGACCGCCCCTGTGCGGCAGGCCCTGCTCGTCTTCCTTGGCGGGGTCGGCCTGCTGCTGCTCATCGCGTGCGCGAACGTCGCGAACCTGTCGCTGTCGCGCGGCCTCGAGCGCCGTCGGGATCTCGCCATTCAGACGGCGCTCGGAGCGAGACGCGGACGCTTGCTCGCGCAACTGCTGACCGAGAGCCTCGTGCTGGCGGTGACCGGCGGCGTGCTGGGGTTGGGCGTTGGCTGGGTGCTGCTGCGGGCGCTGCCCGCGGTGGTGCCAGAGCGGTTTCCAAGGCTCGACGACGTGCGGCTCGATCTCGGCGTCGTGGCGTTCACCTTCGTGCTCTCGACCATCGCCGGTCTCGTCGCGGGCATCGTTCCAGCGGTGCGCGGCGCGCGGACCGACGTGATGTCGGCCCTGCGCGAGGAATCGGGCGCGACGACCGGCACGCGCCTGCGTCGCCTCGGATCGGCGCTCCTCGTCTTCGAGGCGGCGCTCGCCGTCGTGCTGCTCGTGGCCGCCGGCCTGCTCGGGCGCAGCTTCGTCCGCCTCGTCAGCGTCGACGCCGGGTACGAGCCGACCCACGTGCTGACCGCCAGAGTGCAGCTGCCCGGACCAGCGCACACCGGTGAGCGCATCGCGCAGCTGCTCGGGCCCCTGCTCGACCACCTGCGCGCGCTGCCGGGCGTCGTCGCGGCCGGCGCCGGCAACATGGCGCCGTTCGGGGGATCGACCGCCGTGATGCGGTTCAACTTGCCAACGCCTTCGAGCGGCGCCGAGCCGATCGTGGGGCGTGCGCTCGCTCACACCGTGACGCCCGGGTACGCCGAGGCGCTGGGCATCAGGCTGCGCGCCGGGCGGCTGTTCGAGCCGGCTGACGTCGGTGCCGCCGGCCTGCCGCTGCTCGTCAGCGAGGAGTTCGTTCGGTCGTACCTGGACGACGGGCAGCCGGCCGTCGGCCGGCTGCTCCCGAGCCTGCCGGGCAGCGACGCCGTTCCGGAAATCGTCGGGGTCGTCGGCAACGTACTGAAGGACGGCCTCGATCGCGGCCCGCAGCCCGAGCTGTATCGCCTGCCCCCCGGTGGTCTCGCCCTGCGCGGCGAGGTCGCCCTCGTCGTCCGGACGACCGGCGACCCCGTGGCGATCGTGCCGGCACTCCGTGCGGCTGCGGCGAACGTCGATCCCGAGGCCGTGCTCGATCCTGTGGCGACGCTGGCGAGTCAGGTCGAGCGCTCGGTCAGCGAGCCGCGCTTCGCCATGCTGGTCGTTGGGCTGTTTGCCGGTCTGGCCGCACTGCTGGCGGCCGCCGGCCTGCACGCCGTGCTGTCGCACGCCGTGGCGAGGCACCGCCGCGAGATGGGCATCCGCCTCGCCCTCGGCGCGCAGCGGACCGACATCGTCCGGCTCGTCATGCTTCGCGGGCTCGGCGTGGCCCTCGTGGGCATGGTGCTCGGACTCCTCGTCTCGGTTGGTGTCGCCCGGCTCATGCAGGGGCTGCTCTTCGGCGTCGAGCCGCTGGATCCGTGGGCGTTCGTGTTGGCGCCCCTTCCGCTGCTGGCCGTCGCGCTCGTGGCGACGCTCGTGCCGGCGCGGCGGGCCGCCGCGACCGATCCGGCCGACGCGCTGCGGTCGGGATGA
- a CDS encoding beta-lactamase family protein yields MIAGDGSEPRTGLRGPRAVWQVRRRAPSPVVLAIGLWLVVSGSASSERPWPPFDPDGVARSAAALPQLRSLLVSWRGDLVAEHYARGVRADRLANVKSVSKSVLALLVGIAIDRGLVEAVDAPIATFLPALARAPDRRKQAITVEHLLTMRSGLESTSGANYGRWVRSRNWVQHVLDRPLVSDPGSSMEYSTGSSHLLSALLTKAAGRSTWEFARDVLGRPLGIDIARWPRDPQGIYFGGNEMLFTPRQLVAIGQLWLRRGEHAGRQIVPAAWVETSCTPRTASRWDPDRRYGYGWWVQDIGGHRACFAWGYGGQYVLVFDALDLVVVATSSPTISEDRRDHRRRLLALVADAIVSPIADASAPGDR; encoded by the coding sequence ATGATCGCCGGGGACGGAAGCGAGCCGCGCACTGGCCTGCGTGGCCCGCGAGCCGTCTGGCAGGTCCGCAGGCGCGCGCCCTCGCCGGTCGTCCTCGCCATCGGGCTGTGGCTGGTCGTCTCAGGCTCCGCGTCGTCTGAGCGGCCGTGGCCGCCGTTCGACCCGGACGGCGTCGCGAGGTCGGCGGCCGCGCTGCCGCAGCTGCGCAGCCTCCTCGTAAGCTGGCGCGGCGATCTCGTCGCCGAGCACTACGCGCGAGGGGTGCGCGCCGACCGGCTGGCGAACGTCAAGTCGGTGTCGAAGAGCGTGCTGGCCCTGCTGGTCGGCATCGCGATCGATCGCGGCCTCGTCGAGGCCGTCGACGCGCCGATCGCCACGTTCCTTCCCGCCCTGGCACGGGCGCCCGATCGAAGGAAGCAGGCGATCACCGTCGAACACCTGCTCACCATGCGGTCGGGGCTCGAGTCGACGAGCGGCGCCAATTACGGTCGCTGGGTGCGCAGCCGGAACTGGGTGCAGCACGTGCTCGACCGGCCGCTCGTCAGCGATCCCGGCAGCTCGATGGAGTACAGCACTGGCAGTTCGCACCTCCTGTCCGCCCTGCTGACGAAGGCTGCGGGCCGGAGCACCTGGGAGTTCGCCCGCGACGTGCTCGGCCGTCCCCTGGGCATCGACATCGCCCGGTGGCCCCGCGATCCCCAGGGCATCTACTTCGGCGGCAACGAGATGCTGTTCACGCCGCGCCAGCTCGTCGCGATCGGCCAGCTGTGGCTCCGGCGCGGCGAACACGCTGGCCGGCAGATCGTGCCGGCGGCGTGGGTCGAGACGTCGTGCACGCCACGCACCGCGTCGCGGTGGGATCCGGATCGGCGCTACGGCTACGGGTGGTGGGTGCAGGACATCGGCGGGCACCGGGCCTGCTTCGCCTGGGGCTACGGGGGCCAGTACGTCCTGGTGTTCGACGCCCTCGACCTGGTGGTCGTCGCCACCTCGTCGCCAACCATCAGCGAAGATCGGCGCGATCACAGGCGGCGGCTCCTGGCGCTCGTGGCCGACGCGATCGTCTCGCCCATCGCCGACGCGTCGGCGCCCGGCGACCGCTGA
- a CDS encoding glutamine synthetase family protein yields MTQPYALTNPLTRLLDKPRHEFTREDLLAVLERQGLERITFHYTAIDGQLKELKIPVAGRRQAERILAEGERVDGSSLFRGLVDVAVSDLYVVPAYQTAFLNPFDEGSLDFVCRYLTREGELAPFTFDNVLANGARRFHDRTGLDLYAMGELEFYLLSTPSHHMYATGKQRGYHAAAPFNQTGDIINEMVRHLTQMTGAVKYAHSEVGHLDDVRSDLEEIKGKRADQLEIEFQPAPIDEAGDHLVLARWLIRNVAYQHGCVATFTPKLEEGIAGNGLHVHAELRQNGRNIMLGGTGALSDAARQLIGGLGHYAASLTAFGNTVSSAYLRLVPNQEAPTRICWSDANRSAMIRVPLGWSNVNNLAQRVNPQQGSAFVDQGGQQTVELRSPDGSALVHLLLAGIAMAATWGATHPVEALDLARDLHVTGNIFRDRAVLERLRALPSSCVASARVLREQRDLYEVDHVFPPSVVDYVARLLDREEDESMNQSLADLPADDRLHRTRAIMHKDLHRH; encoded by the coding sequence ATGACCCAGCCTTACGCCCTGACGAACCCGCTGACCCGTCTGCTCGACAAACCGCGCCACGAGTTCACGCGCGAGGACCTGCTTGCCGTCCTCGAGCGCCAGGGTCTCGAGCGCATCACGTTCCACTACACCGCGATCGACGGCCAGTTGAAGGAGCTGAAGATCCCGGTGGCGGGGCGCCGCCAGGCCGAGCGCATCCTCGCGGAGGGCGAGCGTGTCGACGGCTCGTCGCTCTTCCGCGGCCTCGTCGACGTCGCCGTGTCCGACCTGTACGTCGTGCCCGCCTACCAGACCGCGTTCCTGAACCCCTTCGACGAGGGCAGCCTCGACTTCGTCTGCCGCTACCTGACCCGTGAGGGCGAGCTCGCGCCGTTCACGTTCGACAACGTGCTCGCCAACGGCGCGCGGCGATTCCACGACCGCACGGGCCTCGACCTGTACGCCATGGGCGAGCTCGAGTTCTACCTGCTGAGCACGCCGTCACATCACATGTACGCGACGGGCAAGCAGCGTGGCTACCACGCGGCCGCGCCGTTCAATCAGACAGGCGACATCATCAACGAGATGGTGCGCCACCTCACGCAGATGACGGGCGCGGTGAAGTACGCCCACAGTGAGGTCGGCCATCTCGACGACGTCCGGAGCGATCTCGAGGAGATCAAGGGCAAGCGGGCCGACCAGCTCGAGATCGAGTTCCAGCCGGCGCCGATCGACGAAGCCGGCGACCATCTCGTCCTCGCGCGGTGGCTCATCCGCAACGTCGCCTACCAGCACGGCTGCGTGGCGACGTTCACGCCGAAGCTCGAGGAGGGAATCGCGGGCAACGGCCTCCACGTCCACGCCGAGTTGCGGCAGAACGGGCGGAACATCATGCTGGGCGGGACGGGGGCACTCTCGGACGCCGCCCGGCAGCTCATCGGCGGCCTCGGGCACTACGCGGCCTCGCTGACCGCGTTCGGCAACACGGTGTCGTCGGCTTACCTGCGGCTGGTGCCCAACCAGGAGGCCCCCACGCGCATCTGCTGGAGCGACGCCAACCGCAGCGCGATGATCCGCGTGCCGCTCGGGTGGTCGAACGTGAACAACCTCGCGCAGCGGGTCAACCCGCAGCAGGGCAGCGCGTTCGTCGATCAGGGCGGCCAGCAGACGGTCGAGCTGCGGAGCCCCGATGGCAGCGCGCTCGTCCACCTGCTGCTCGCGGGCATCGCCATGGCCGCCACGTGGGGCGCCACGCATCCCGTCGAGGCGCTCGACCTCGCCCGCGACCTGCACGTGACCGGCAACATCTTCCGCGACCGCGCCGTCCTCGAGCGCCTTCGGGCGCTGCCGTCGAGCTGCGTCGCGTCGGCGCGGGTCCTGCGCGAGCAGCGCGATCTCTACGAGGTCGACCACGTGTTCCCGCCGAGCGTGGTCGACTACGTCGCGCGGCTGCTCGACCGGGAGGAGGACGAGAGCATGAACCAGTCGCTCGCCGATCTCCCAGCCGATGACCGGCTGCACCGCACCCGCGCCATCATGCACAAGGACCTGCACAGGCACTGA
- a CDS encoding amidohydrolase family protein, which translates to MRSVALLLTLSAFVPVPSSIASPQSAGAPGQTPPPGVTHVHAGRLFDATSDRLRQNVTIVVEGDRIARVVDGLVPAPDGATLIDLSRATVLPGLWDLHTHVTGRADQYDPILGFRQSPFVGAIHGVVNARTLLAAGFTTIMDIGSAPFVAGDLRQAIDTGFIDGPRIIASGPGISITGGHGDMNRYSPTVTNSLFPSQRDFQIADGVDQVRQTVRAQVKHGVDVIKILATGGVLSKGTEPGAPQFTVDELRAAAEEAHAAGLKVTAHAHGAQGIRNAITAGVDIVQHVSLVDDEGIRLARERGAWFVMDIYNTEYLTGEAIKFGLEEENVEKERRVGQTQRESFRRAHAAGVKMAFGTDSGVYPHGQNGRQFRVMVEYGMTPAEAILSATARAAEATGITDRGTLEAGKLADLIAVSGNPLDDVRQLEDVGFVMKGGQVAKDRLTTGAQSR; encoded by the coding sequence ATGAGATCGGTCGCCCTGCTCCTCACCCTGTCGGCGTTCGTGCCAGTCCCATCCAGTATCGCGTCACCCCAGTCGGCCGGCGCGCCGGGCCAGACACCGCCGCCGGGGGTCACCCACGTCCACGCGGGCCGCCTGTTCGACGCGACGTCCGACCGTCTGCGCCAGAACGTCACGATCGTCGTCGAGGGCGACCGCATTGCGCGCGTGGTCGACGGGCTCGTCCCGGCGCCCGACGGCGCGACGCTCATCGACCTGTCACGCGCCACCGTCCTGCCCGGGCTGTGGGACCTGCACACGCACGTCACGGGCCGCGCCGACCAGTACGACCCGATCCTCGGCTTCAGGCAGTCGCCTTTCGTCGGCGCCATCCACGGCGTGGTCAACGCGCGCACGCTGCTTGCGGCCGGGTTCACCACCATCATGGACATCGGGTCGGCCCCGTTCGTGGCGGGCGATCTCCGTCAGGCCATCGACACGGGCTTCATCGACGGCCCGCGCATCATCGCCTCGGGCCCGGGCATCTCGATCACCGGCGGCCACGGCGACATGAACCGCTACTCCCCGACGGTGACCAACTCGCTGTTTCCGTCCCAGCGCGACTTCCAGATTGCCGACGGCGTGGACCAGGTGCGGCAGACCGTCCGTGCGCAGGTCAAGCACGGCGTCGACGTCATCAAGATCCTCGCGACGGGCGGCGTGCTCAGCAAGGGCACCGAGCCTGGCGCGCCGCAGTTCACGGTCGACGAGCTGCGTGCCGCGGCGGAAGAGGCTCACGCCGCGGGCCTGAAGGTCACGGCGCATGCCCATGGCGCGCAGGGCATCCGCAACGCCATCACCGCAGGCGTCGACATCGTCCAGCACGTCTCGCTCGTCGACGACGAGGGCATTCGCCTCGCGCGTGAACGCGGCGCCTGGTTCGTGATGGACATCTACAACACCGAGTACCTCACGGGTGAGGCGATCAAGTTCGGCCTCGAGGAGGAGAACGTCGAGAAGGAGCGGCGCGTGGGTCAGACGCAGCGCGAGAGCTTCCGCCGCGCCCACGCGGCCGGCGTGAAGATGGCCTTCGGCACCGACTCGGGCGTCTACCCGCACGGGCAGAACGGTCGGCAGTTCCGGGTCATGGTCGAGTACGGCATGACGCCCGCCGAAGCCATCCTCTCGGCCACCGCGCGCGCCGCCGAGGCCACCGGCATCACAGACCGGGGTACGCTCGAGGCGGGCAAGCTCGCCGACCTCATCGCCGTCTCGGGCAACCCGCTCGACGACGTGCGTCAGCTCGAGGACGTGGGGTTCGTGATGAAGGGCGGACAGGTCGCCAAGGATCGCCTGACGACGGGGGCCCAAAGCCGCTGA
- a CDS encoding S9 family peptidase, which translates to MLSTPRLSARGRRPRRAGAAGPVIALAVLLVAPHAVPAAAAQSRPAFTLEQIVATRMLGQFVMSPDRTRAVFTRVGRFFGHPLFPAYGDDNNLVVVDLATGALTQITSGTSPKTYPSFSPDGRLVAYESEGDIWTVEIATGRARRLTTHAGPDRSAAWSPDGREIAFVSNRWGRAGVYVMAAEGERTHLRRVTEDGFSGANPVWSADGLAIMVTAARDEHFYSRGIYRVPAAGGAAARLTPEDNARNGWPSVSPDGRRVAYVSDRSGFLNIWTMAPDGTDHRQVTRVPQDQDYPENDYIHTMGLRWSPDGRRLLYFTNRLGNLDLMIVDAERGTTDVVENRDGSHHPVGWVDDRTVAYVYESHAVLPDLYVKPLGGTPRQLTFSAHAAFRPEHFDRLESITWKSADGVEVHGYLRRPRTMPSGARLPAVVVSHTYNVGQFYNQWNPIFAYLAESGYVLLFVNHRGSNGYGTGFRDLPKGDWGFAQLKDIESAAALLKARPDVDPARVGMLGYSMGGYLTMLALTARPALFAAGITVFGLGEIVGDPDRSSRNYVWHIGGTEAEKPDEYRARSPVTHAAQMQAPMLILHSDGDPIEPVTKVHNFTQALDRHGKPYEVRIYTNEAHGLRQLDHQLDAYERVVRFLDRHLRPCDAGC; encoded by the coding sequence ATGCTGTCGACTCCACGTCTCTCCGCCCGCGGGCGACGCCCGCGGCGTGCCGGTGCTGCCGGGCCCGTCATCGCACTGGCCGTCCTGCTGGTCGCCCCGCACGCCGTGCCGGCTGCCGCCGCGCAGTCTCGCCCGGCGTTCACGCTCGAGCAGATCGTCGCCACGCGCATGCTCGGCCAGTTCGTCATGTCGCCGGACCGGACGAGGGCGGTGTTCACGCGCGTCGGGCGGTTCTTCGGGCACCCGCTGTTTCCCGCCTACGGCGACGACAACAACCTCGTCGTGGTCGATCTCGCGACGGGCGCCCTGACGCAGATCACGAGCGGGACGTCGCCCAAGACGTATCCCTCGTTCTCGCCCGACGGCCGGCTCGTGGCGTACGAGTCGGAAGGCGACATCTGGACGGTCGAGATCGCGACGGGGCGGGCCCGCCGCCTGACGACCCACGCGGGGCCCGACCGCAGCGCGGCCTGGTCTCCCGACGGCCGCGAGATCGCGTTCGTCTCGAATCGCTGGGGCCGCGCCGGCGTCTACGTGATGGCGGCGGAGGGCGAGCGCACGCACCTGCGGCGCGTCACCGAGGACGGCTTCTCGGGCGCCAACCCGGTCTGGTCGGCCGACGGCCTGGCCATCATGGTGACGGCGGCCCGTGACGAGCACTTCTACTCGCGCGGCATCTATCGTGTGCCGGCGGCCGGGGGGGCGGCCGCGCGCCTGACGCCCGAGGACAACGCGCGCAACGGGTGGCCCAGCGTGTCGCCCGACGGCCGTCGCGTCGCGTATGTCTCGGACCGCAGTGGCTTCCTCAACATCTGGACGATGGCGCCCGATGGGACCGATCACCGGCAGGTGACCCGGGTGCCGCAGGACCAGGACTATCCGGAGAACGACTACATCCACACCATGGGCCTGCGCTGGTCGCCCGACGGCCGGCGGCTGCTGTACTTCACCAATCGCCTCGGCAACCTGGACCTGATGATCGTCGACGCCGAGCGGGGCACGACCGACGTCGTCGAGAACCGCGACGGCTCGCACCATCCGGTCGGCTGGGTCGACGACCGCACGGTGGCGTACGTCTACGAGAGCCACGCCGTGCTGCCCGACCTCTACGTGAAGCCGCTCGGGGGCACGCCGCGTCAGCTCACCTTCTCGGCGCACGCCGCTTTCCGTCCCGAGCACTTCGACCGGCTCGAGTCGATCACCTGGAAGAGCGCCGACGGCGTCGAGGTGCACGGGTACCTTCGCCGGCCGCGTACGATGCCGTCCGGGGCCCGGCTTCCGGCCGTCGTGGTGAGCCACACCTACAACGTCGGGCAGTTCTACAACCAGTGGAACCCCATCTTCGCCTACCTGGCCGAGTCGGGCTACGTGCTGCTCTTCGTGAACCACCGGGGATCGAACGGCTACGGGACCGGGTTCCGCGACCTGCCGAAGGGTGACTGGGGCTTCGCGCAACTCAAGGACATCGAGTCCGCGGCGGCGCTCCTCAAGGCGCGTCCCGACGTCGATCCGGCGCGGGTAGGCATGCTCGGCTACAGCATGGGGGGCTACCTCACCATGCTCGCGCTGACCGCGCGCCCGGCGCTGTTCGCCGCCGGCATCACCGTGTTCGGGCTCGGTGAGATCGTGGGCGATCCCGATCGCAGCTCGCGCAACTACGTCTGGCACATCGGCGGCACGGAAGCGGAGAAGCCCGACGAGTACCGTGCGCGGTCGCCGGTGACGCACGCCGCTCAGATGCAGGCGCCGATGCTGATCCTGCACAGCGATGGCGACCCGATCGAGCCGGTCACGAAGGTGCACAACTTCACGCAGGCGCTCGACCGGCATGGCAAGCCGTACGAGGTCCGGATCTACACCAACGAGGCGCACGGCCTCCGGCAGCTCGACCACCAGCTCGACGCCTACGAGCGCGTGGTGCGCTTCCTCGATCGACACCTGCGTCCGTGCGATGCGGGGTGCTGA
- a CDS encoding PIG-L family deacetylase — protein sequence MITLSRPSAEIHVPDGTAIDAALARTTHLAIGAHQDDVEIMAADGILQAFERPDRWFTAVVVTDGAGSPRSGAYGGYSDAMMREVRRDEQKKAAGLGEYAAAILLDHPTVALKDPARREVVDDLAAILRATRPEIVYAHNLADKHDTHVALALRTIAALRALPDRERPARVFGCEVWRDLDWLPDEEKVAFDLTARPHLQAALVAVFDSQIEGGKRYDLATVGRRRAHATFATSHGVDTAASAGYAMDLTPLVVDPSLDPAAFVAGAVDRFKTDVVARVARFTGAKA from the coding sequence ATGATCACGCTTTCGCGGCCATCTGCCGAGATTCACGTGCCCGACGGCACCGCCATCGACGCTGCCCTGGCCCGCACGACGCACCTGGCCATCGGCGCGCACCAGGACGACGTCGAGATCATGGCGGCCGACGGGATTCTCCAGGCCTTCGAGCGGCCCGACCGGTGGTTCACCGCCGTCGTCGTCACCGATGGCGCGGGCTCGCCGCGCTCTGGCGCGTACGGCGGCTACTCCGACGCCATGATGCGCGAGGTCCGCCGCGACGAGCAGAAGAAGGCCGCGGGACTCGGGGAGTACGCCGCCGCCATCCTGCTCGATCACCCGACCGTCGCCCTCAAGGACCCTGCACGCCGCGAGGTCGTCGACGACCTCGCGGCGATCCTCCGCGCGACGCGGCCGGAGATCGTCTACGCGCACAACCTCGCCGACAAGCACGACACCCACGTGGCCCTGGCGTTGAGGACGATCGCCGCGCTGAGGGCGCTTCCGGACCGGGAGCGGCCGGCCAGGGTCTTCGGCTGCGAGGTGTGGCGCGACCTCGACTGGCTGCCCGATGAGGAGAAGGTGGCCTTCGACCTTACGGCCCGGCCGCACCTCCAGGCCGCGCTCGTCGCCGTCTTCGACTCGCAGATCGAGGGAGGCAAGCGCTACGACCTCGCCACGGTCGGCCGCCGCCGTGCGCACGCCACCTTCGCCACGAGCCACGGAGTCGACACGGCCGCGTCGGCGGGCTACGCGATGGACCTGACGCCGCTCGTCGTCGACCCGAGTCTCGACCCGGCGGCGTTCGTCGCCGGGGCCGTCGACCGGTTCAAGACCGATGTCGTCGCGCGGGTCGCGCGCTTCACGGGAGCCAAGGCTTGA